A region from the Zonotrichia albicollis isolate bZonAlb1 chromosome 17, bZonAlb1.hap1, whole genome shotgun sequence genome encodes:
- the CDK5RAP1 gene encoding mitochondrial tRNA methylthiotransferase CDK5RAP1, giving the protein MAAGRNAAPRGGGCGGVTLSAHGGAGPSPGGRSVPQTAPPVAAMLPGARALRAAGLLRPPGAAPRTGAGRRARCGPGQRPAWRGFALLAGPDLRHFLRAAAAGQPGPSPELPPEPGSIHGAPKVYLETYGCQMNVSDTEIVWAILQKNGYARTKELGEADVVLLVTCSVREKAEQAIWNRLQHLKALKARRPQARAPLRVGILGCMAERLKEEILHREKLVDVVAGPDAYRDLPRLLAVAESGQQAANVLLSLDETYADILPVQTSAGGTTAFVSIMRGCDNMCSYCIVPFTRGRERSRPIASILQEVRMLSDQGVKEVTLLGQNVNSFRDLSEVQFQSVAAPALSRGFSTVYKAKAGGLRFSHLLDQVSRIDPEMRIRFTSPHPKDFPDEVLQLIQERHNICKQLHLPAQSGSTRVLEAMRRGYTREAYLELVHHVRDSIPGVSLSSDFIAGFCGETEEDHLQTVSLLREVRYNVGFLFAYSMRQKTRAHHRLQDDVPADVKKRRLEQLIATFREEAVRANTALVGQVQLVLVEGPSKRSASELCGRNDGNIKVIFPDAELEDAAEPGAPGRVQPGDYVMVKVTSASSQTLRGVPLYRTTLSRAAASH; this is encoded by the exons ATGGCGGCGGGGCGGAACGCGGCGCCGAGGGGCGGAGGCTGCGGCGGAGTCACATTGTCGGCGCACGGCGGGGCCGGTCCGTCCCCAGGCGGTCGGTCCGTCCCCCAAACCGCCCCCCCGGTCGCGGCCATGCTGCCCGGGGCCCGAGCGCTGCGGGCGGCGGGGCTGCTCCGCCCGCCCGGGGCCGCTCCCCGCACCGGGGCCGGCCGCAGGGCGCGCTGCGGGCCTGGACAGCGGCCGGCGTGGCGCGGCTTTGCGCTGCTCGCGGGGCCCGACCTGCGGCACTTCCTGAGGGCAGCTGCCGCGGGGCAGCCGGGGCCGTCGCCAGAGCTGCCGCCTGAGCCGGGCTCTATCCACGGTGCCCCGAAAG TGTACCTGGAGACCTACGGCTGCCAGATGAACGTCAGCGACACCGAGATCGTCTGGGCCATCCTGCAGAAGAATGGCTATGCCAGGACAAAGGAACTGGGTGAG GCAGATGTTGTTCTTCTTGTCACCTGTTCCGTGAG ggagaaggcagagcaggccATCTGGAACCGTCTGCAGCACCTCAAGGCGCTGAAGGCCCGGCGGCCCCAGGCTCGAGCTCCGCTCCGCGTCGGCATCCTGG GATGCATGGCTGAGAGGCTTAAGGAGGAGATTCTGCACAGGGAGAAGCTGGTCGATGTCGTGGCAGGCCCTGATGCTTACCGTGATCTTCCccggctgctggcagtggcagagTCTGGCCAGCAAGCTGCCAACgtcctgctgtccctggatGAGACCTATGCTGACATTCTGCCTGTCCAGACTAGTGCAGGTGGCACAACAGCATTTGT GTCCATCATGCGGGGCTGTGACAACATGTGCAGTTACTGCATCGTGCCCTTCACCCGAGGCCGGGAAAGGAGCCGCCCCATCGCCTCCATCCTGCAGGAAGTGAGGATGCTCTCGGATCAG GGAGTGAAAGAAGTGACGCTCTTGGGTCAGAATGTCAACAGCTTTCGAGACCTGTCTGAGGTGCAGTTTCAgtcagtggctgccccagccctcagCCGTGGCTTTAGCACAGTGTACAAAGCCAAAGCGGGGGGTTTGCGCTTCTCACACCTGCTGGACCAGGTCTCTAGGATTGATCCAGAAATGAGGATCCGTTTCACCTCTCCACACCCCAAGGATTTTCCCGATGAG GTCCTGCAGCTCATCCAGGAGCGACACAACATCTGCAAACAGCTGCACCTCCCAGCCCAGAGTGGAAGCACCCGAGTCCTGGAGGCCATGCGGCGAGG ATACACAAGAGAAGCATATTTAGAGCTCGTGCACCACGTGCGTGACTCTATTCCAG GAGTGAGCCTGAGCAGTGATTTCATCGCTGGGTTCTGTGGAGAGACAGAGGAGGATCACCTGCAGACAGTGTCCTTGCTGCGGGAAGTCCGCTACAACGTCGGCTTCCTGTTTGCCTACAGCATGAGACAG AAAACACGGGCACATCACCGGCTGCAGGACGATGTCCCTGCGGATGTGAAGAAACGGCGGCTGGAGCAGCTCATTGCCACCTTcagggaggaggctgtgagggcCAACACAGCACTGGTGGGACAGGTCCAGCTGGTGCTGGTGGAAGGG CCCAGCAAACGCTCTGCCTCGGAGCTGTGTGGGAGGAACGATGGCAACATCAAGGTGATCTTCCCCGACGCCGAGCTGGAGGATGCTGCTGAGCCCGGGGCTCCGGGCAGGGTCCAGCCCGGGGACTATGTGATGGTGAAG GTAACCTCTGCCAGCTCGCAGACCCTGCGGGGAGTTCCACTCTATCGGACCACCCTGTCCCGTGCTGCTGCTTCTCACTGA